The region CCGCGCATTCGTACAGGAGCCGAGGAACGCCACGTCGATGGGGTAGCCCGCCATTGGCTCGCCCGGTTTCACGCCCATGTGTGCTTGGGCGTCGCGGGCGCTCTCACGCTTGTCCGCGGGCAGGTCTTCTGGATAGGGGATAGTCTCGGAAATGCCGATACCCTGTCCGGGCGTGGTGCCCCAGGTTACCATCGGCTCGATCTTGCTGCCGTCGATAGTCACCACGTCGTCGTACTCGGCATCCGGGCCAGACCGGATCGACTCCCAGTACTGCTTCATCTCGGCGAACTTCTCTGGGTCATCGGCGAAGGCGTCCGTCTCCTGCATCCACTCGTAAGTGGTCTCGTCGGGGTTCACGTAGCCTGCGCGGGCGCCGCCTTCCACGGACATGTTGCAGACGGTCATCCGGCCGGTCATCGAGAGCGACTCGATCGCCTCGCCGCCGTACTCGTAGACGTAGCCGACACCGCCGTCGGTGCCCAACTCACGGATAATCGTGAGAATCACGTCTTTCGCGGAGACACCCGGCCCGAGTTCGCCAGTCACTTCGACGCGTCGAACTGCCTGCTTCTCCATCGCGATTGTTCCCGTTGCCAGTACGTCCCGTATCTGGGAGGTGCCAATACCGAACGCCAGCGCACCGAAGGCGCCGTGGGTTGCGGTGTGGGAGTCACCACAGACAATGGTCATCCCCGGCTGCGTACGGCCCTGCTCCGGGCCGACGACGTGGACGATTCCCTGATTCCCGGTGTCGGGGTGGTCGAACGTGATGCCGCTGTTGGCGACGTTCTGCTCCAACTCCAACATCATCGACTCTGCGGCCTCGTCAGCGTAGGGGCGGTCACGCTCAGCCGTC is a window of halophilic archaeon DL31 DNA encoding:
- a CDS encoding 3-isopropylmalate dehydratase, large subunit (KEGG: nph:NP2194A isopropylmalate isomerase large subunit~TIGRFAM: 3-isopropylmalate dehydratase, large subunit region~PFAM: Aconitase/3-isopropylmalate dehydratase large subunit, alpha/beta/alpha) is translated as MSRGTLYDTVWDRHKVRSLPSGQDQLFVGLHLIHEVTSPQAFGMLEERGLEVAYPERTHATVDHIIPTAERDRPYADEAAESMMLELEQNVANSGITFDHPDTGNQGIVHVVGPEQGRTQPGMTIVCGDSHTATHGAFGALAFGIGTSQIRDVLATGTIAMEKQAVRRVEVTGELGPGVSAKDVILTIIRELGTDGGVGYVYEYGGEAIESLSMTGRMTVCNMSVEGGARAGYVNPDETTYEWMQETDAFADDPEKFAEMKQYWESIRSGPDAEYDDVVTIDGSKIEPMVTWGTTPGQGIGISETIPYPEDLPADKRESARDAQAHMGVKPGEPMAGYPIDVAFLGSCTNARLSDLRAAAAVVEGREVADDVRAMVVPGSQRVKAAAEAEGLAEIFEEAGFDWRGAGCSMCLGMNDDQLDGDEVCASSSNRNFVGRQGSAEGKTVLMSPEMVAAAAVTGEVTDVRELDAPAEVVRE